Genomic DNA from Limanda limanda chromosome 8, fLimLim1.1, whole genome shotgun sequence:
GGTTAACAAATATGGACTCCATCTACTTTATTCCAATATAtactttctttcatttttattttacccGTCAGAACCATATGGTGAATTTGATTTCTGATCTGCAGCTCAAAGCAAACACCCGGCTCACACCAGCTCGTTATCTGTGCGGTTTTTGTGTACATCATTTTCCTGAGTGACTGAGGTTGCAGTCCAGGATGATGTAAGCCTGTGTTAATTCAGTGTGGACAGTGCCGGCTTTGTTCTGTGCCCTTTGGTGCTGCACTGGAGCTGGGCAGGGCGCGCTTATGTGACCTCTGCCATTGTAGCGCCATGTGAATTTGAAGCTTTGTTTTGCTGCTACAGCTGAatcagaaaaagagaggaagagagagagagggagagagagagctacgCAGGAGGAGAAGTGAGCTCTTCATTTTTGGTATATTCCTCCTTTAACTTTGCATTTTTTTGAATCATTaagttgtttattttcctcCGTACTCCTGTGACATAATTACCCCCGGTAAAGGTTTTATCCGAATATGCAATAGACCTGCTGAAAAAGCTTAACTCTTCTActttaatctttttttctttcttttttttttaaagcagtttCAAAGATTTGTGAAATGCAAAGGAAAGGCAAGTGGAAGCGCGCAGGTCTTTGATGTTTGCGGTGCGATTGTGTTTGCGCCGACGATTGTGTGTCAGTACAAAATGAGATCTAGACAAAGATCTGCACATTACCCTTAAGTAAAGATGAGATATTTGTTGAGGAAGCCCGTGTGGTTTGACTTAATCAGCATTTTCGCAGTCTCCAACAATAATCTAAAACCACAGGTATACTAACAGGATGAGGAACGTCAGAACCTGCTCTGCTCTATTTCCTGACCTATTTGTGCTGCTTCACTGGCATTTTACAGAAGTTTCAAAAGTACAGATTTACACATTTAATTGAAAGCATCTTATCGCACTTTTGGATCTTACTGGTCTTTTTATTGGACTTTTCATGCCTGAAATCAATGTATTTCAAtactgtctttgtgttttcgCAGAGTCTGAATTCGCTTAATgctccttttgttttctctctctagGTCTGAGCTGCAACAAACAGACGCTTCATGTGAACAACATGAATCCACATCCTGTCTCCACTGAATAAGAGCAAACAGTCAGCACTCAGTTCTCTGCTAACCTTTGGACTGTCCCACATTGACGCTCCTGCCCACCATACTGTAACATCGGCTGGTCCCCCCCGCCAGAAAAGGACGGCTTAATTACCCCATCCTCCCATCCAATTAGAAGCCAGATGGCGCTTCTGGCCAATCAAATCATGGACGCCAGGATTCTCAGCAGCATGAATGGGAGAGTTGAGCTGTCCCAGTTCCTGAGAGTCACGAATGAAAGCATCGCCTCCCAGGTGAATTCGGACCAGGACGACAACCGCAAGAACAGGAAGTACCCCTGCCCGCTGTGTGGGAAGCGCTTCCGCTTTAACAGCATCCTCTCCCTCCACATGCGCACGCACACCGGGGAGAAGCCCTTCAAGTGCCCGTACTGCGACCACAGGGCAGCGCAGAAGGGCAACCTGAAGATCCACCTCCGCACGCACAAGCAAGGCCTTCTGGGTAAAGGCCGTGGGAGGATCAGAGAGGAGAACCGGCTGCTTCACGAGCTGGAAGAGAGGGCGATACTCAGAGACAGGCAGATGCGAGCCGGTCACGTTAGCCAGCAGCAAACATCTAATTTACCCCAACTTAAAAACCCCCAGCTGTCACAGACAGTCCCAACCCCAAACCAGTTCCTAAGCAACTCCAGTGCCGCAGAGATCCAGCCCCATACGTCCACATCCCCCGAGGCCACGACTGCCCATGAGGAGCCCGTCCAGCCGCAGCCCACCGGCTTCCGCTGCTCCTTCTGCAAGGGGAAGttcaggaagcagcaggagctggagcgTCATATCAGGATCCTTCATAAACCCTACAAATGCACCTTGTGCGAGTTTGCCGCGTCGCACGAGGAGGAGCTCATCGGCCATGTCGAGATGGCGCACATAACCGCAGATTCAGGCTCAGGTCAGAAGCCTCCAGCCGGGTCGGGCGACAAGGGGAAGCCGGCCGGGGAGTTCCCGTGCGAGGTGTGTGGCCAGACCTTCAGCCAGGCCTGGTTCCTGAAGGGTCACATGAGGAAACACAAGGACTCTTTTGAGCACTGCTGTCAGATCTGCGGCCGTCGCTTCAAAGAGCCCTGGTTCCTCAAGAACCACATGAAGGTCCACCTCAACAAGCTCGCCGCAAAGAGCAACCTCCCTGCCGAGCACGACCCTTACAAACTGAGTAACCTGTCACAGGAGCACCAGAGCAACCTCTACTCGCAGTACATCTCCCGCATCCACAACAGGTTCCTCGCGGCCGAGAGAGCTGAGCATCCAGATTATAACCAGATACTCACCACGGCCGGCGTTGACATGAAGGTGAGGGAGATGTTGGGGAGGATGATCTCCTCCGGTCCCGGCCCCCTGACCGACGCAGAGAGCTCCTCCCTGTTGGGTCTGAATCATCTGCCCCCCCAGCTGAACTCCACCGGCATGGAATATCTGCAGAAAGTCATGTCCAATAGAGAAGCATTCAACAGCAGCGGTGGTTACCCAGGCTGGCAAATCATGGCACAAGCGCTGCCTGTTGAACAGCAAATGTTCAGCTCTAAAGACCAGACCTCCTACTTGTCTGAGAGATGTCTCCCTGCAGACGACGGGAAGCTGTGTCTCAGTGACCAGGACACTCAGACCATCAGCAGGCCCGGCAGCACCGGCAGCGTGAGTCATCACGGGCCAACGGACATCATCACCGAGGCCGGGAACTCCCTCTCCGGCGGCGCCCTGGACCATCAACCACGatcctcctctccagcttcaGGTAAAACAGTCAAGAAAAGCACAAGTGTTTTACAAGAGgtttatttaatatcttgttAAAGGACTATTATAACAACTGTAGCCATAACGTTCAGTTTTCTCAACACTCAACTAGTACTACAACTATTCAACCAGTGAAAACAGCTAATAGTTTTCCTGGCTTACTGTTCAGAGTTAGAAAAGAACTACCCTGATGAGACTAGACTATTTTTCATACTCTGAACCAAAAATCATTTTATCTCAACCTCTGCTGCTTCAATGTTGAccattattttttctattttgtctttatttgactCGATAAAGTAGCGAGACCAACAGAAAATGAGAAGGAACGCGACAGAGAACGTTACGGTTATCTCAGTCCATAAGAGTTTTTCAGACAGAATCTCTGGATAATGTGCGGACAATCGGGTTTCGGACATTATCTGGACTTTGTCTTTCAaatatgaacaacacagcaggagagtgTCTCCGGAACACTCGGGTGAAGGGTAGGAGCTGATTAGAGCATCATGACGTATTAATTGCGTTGCGtaaattatgtgtttttgtttaccgtGAACCGACACCGGCGTGTAGCTCTCGAATCTCCAATTTGACTGATCGTATCTGcgtccctaaccccaaccctaaccctatgaCACCCgtttttcatccagagatatttgcctatttttttaTTCGCctgttagaagcgtcatcaacgCATCCAGTCGCTCGCAGTGAATTCTCCGGACGCTTTCTTGCTGCATTCTCACGCGCCCTCActcggacattctccagagattTTACCAGGGCGCTGGCAGGAAAAAACTCTGGAGAAGAGCAGCTGGCGTTCacgttctcacacacagcccctgaGGATAATTTCGGGAGAATAACCGGATTCTCCCGTTCATGGCTCAGCGGCTATCGTCACGATGACCATGGCAACTGTATGGATGTGACATACTGAATTGCTTGAGTGTCTCTTCATTCTGTCGTGTCTGTGTTATTACAGGATTACATGTCTCTAGCATGAGAATCAAATGACTAAAATGGCTGAAATGATGGAAACAAGTGGACATGATTAGTGTGTTAGAGCTCAACCGAGAAACTCGCCAACAAAAGGACCAGAATCAGATTAGTGCCTCTTataatctttatttctttttttaaagatttaaaatcaGAAGCTTTGCCCTCgcctttcttccctctctctgtagGTGGCTCCGAAGCACAGGGtcagcagcaccacagacaTTACTGTCATCCACCAGGACTTTTGTCTTCCTTTTAAAAGATAATGGCATCATGTTGAATTGTAGGGATAATTAGTACCCTCTATTTTATATCTGTCACATCCCCACCCCTTGCCTACGGGGGCACAAGATGTTAATGCATGCCATCTggtgtttttaatgatttgatATATACCACCCAGTGATTTTTATGATTTGATCTACCACCTGGTATTTTTATTGATAGTCTTCTGTTCCACCTGGTGATTTGGATGATTTGGCTCTCTGGGTAAATGCCTTTCTTGTCATGGCATCCTGCTTACATGTTATCATGAGCCTAAATCACTGCTATGACAGCGTTGTTAAGAGGAGAGAAAGGCGAAATAAAGCCAAACTTTTGTTCCCGTTTCCTCGCAGCTTTTTTGACTATGGTTATTTTTTCCCACTGCTGCTATGCACACGGAGTCATGATGCGCTCGTGTGGGATTTGATCCACCATCCTCTTAAATGATGGCCGCATAGCAGAGATAAATGGATCAAGTCTAATCTCATTAGATGTTTTGTTTCCATATTGTGCACACATACTGGTATCTGCGTATTTACATGTAAATGCTTGCCGTTGATGGCTAAATCCCTCTCCGGTCGCTCTTTAAGAAGCATATTCAGGCTCCGTTGTCTTTACTTCCCTTCCTCCTCGCTATCTTCAAGACCATACGGTGCCACTTCCAGAAACATTTATGATAGCCGGCTAGCCGAGGATTTGAGTGCGCACAGTTCTGGGATGGCACATTCTGTATCAGACTCTAATTTCAGTCAATATTAAGCATGGAAACTAATTCATTGTAAAGGTCAGGCGTCATTGCTTTAGTCAATGATGGATCCGGCaggctctctctccccctctcctcctctcctctctgttcttaGTCCTGTGTAATGGTAGACTCACTCTGGGGGCTTAGCACCGCATTGTTTAGCTCTGACAATATATCCCAGAgacctctgcagctgctccctGCGCTCACAATGACAGATTAATTAACACAATCACACGCTGCTGGCCCTGGCTCAACACACAGGTCTGCTGCGGGACAGATAGGTAAATCCTACACATATGGAGAACACGCACCACTTGATGAGGGTTTAATAACAGGGATAAGTTTGGCTTTTTTCAGGGGTGGGGGGTTGTAACTGAtcaagtctgtctgtctggatggttggacgaggaggaggaaaaaaagagagcgagagagcggcAGAAAGCGAGCGTTTTCTAATTCAGGAGAGCGGAGATGCATGAGGAGGAATTACCACTGCCAGATGTTCAGCTTGAGGAACATTGATTAGTCCAGAATTACTGGCTGCATTATTCATAGTCAGCCTATGGTGGTCATGAAGTTATTGATGTCCTCAATATGGATAGCAAATATAGTACAGTCATGGCTGTCAGAGTGAGAGACGGCTTCTTTGCTTGATACATCCAGATACAGGGTTGGATTTAGATCTTAACCACAAATAAGCGGCATCTCAAATTAGAAATGGCGCTTTGATTTCTATAGAGGGCGTGTGTTACGAATTACTTCTCTCAATATCTAATCAGGGCAGATTGGAACATGCACTTTGACTTCAATTATAATCTGAGATTAAGAGTAACGGCTCttcttttaaaatgataaacCATTGAAGGGTGCACACTTCAGGCCTCTGACCTACATTGGACCAGTGAGATCCCAGcaccaaataaaaaaacatgccCAAACATAAAATGCTCTGACAGTTATTAATTAGTCCCATTCAATACTCTTAACCTCAAGGTCAATGAGCAGACACCATGTAATGATGTTGTCCccacatgtgtttttgtgcctttttttttatgccACTTTTACAGTAAGCGTTTAAAGCCAAGGGAGCCTGAAATGATAAGCGTCTGTAAAACTGTGAATGGTAATATGAGCAGCGGTTTACCCAGAAACACAGATAAAGCTGCTGCTGTACAGAATATCACTTTCATTCGGCTTCTCCAGTGACATCAGCCTCCTTCTTTGTGATTACTGACAGTAAAAGCATCTTTTTTAACTAAACTGCTTCTTATCTGGCTCGCTCCTGTGTTCTGGCTTCACGAGCTCGGCTCTTATTCGTAGATCACAGTCAGCCCTGACTGGTTTGTGTAGAACTGATTACCTGTTGGcttttccctcttcctctcacttctGTCTTTTAATCctctttttaattattattgcaGATATGAGGCTCAAATTAAGCTCAAAATGCTTGTTTTCCTAGCATGCAGATAAAAAGATTTACCCAGGGAGTTCTGAACACCTGCCTTGAAATATTGTTCCGCCGTCTCCTGAATGCCATTTGGCTTAATTGACTTGGAAACGTCCCAAATGCGTCATTGACTATGTGGtctaattaatattaataatatatgctATTATAAACATCAAAGAACATCTGGTGCCCCTGTTTTTCTCCCCAGTCTTGTGTGTGACTCTCGCTCTCACTCTGTTTCATCTTAAACCCAACCAGCTACCATGTATCTCTGCTTTTCACTCTCAGGTGCCTGATTGCACATATAGAAAAACAGCCAAAGCTGCACTGCATGTACAGTTTGACGTCTCCAGTGTAACTGGCAAATGCCTGTGTAAGCATATAGTATGTGAGCCCCGTGATTGCATTGACGCTGATGCATGGCTGTAAATCTTGAAGCCTATTTCCATATGAAATGAATCACTTGTCCGAGCCCAGCTGCATGCTTTTCCTTCCATACCCTCACTTCAGGCATTTCTCTCcttatttatttacctttccacccccccctccactcctctCTTCGCCTTGCACATCCAGTAAGAGCAGATAACTCATATGCATCACTTCATTAGATGCTCTGTGTTAGGTGAGAGAGGCTCGGGTTTGTAATGATGCAGTAATTGGAGTTTTTGCTTGATAAATCTAAGCTCTAAAATTACTCCCCTCACATAATGTGAGCCTCGGCAGTGTAAGTAAATCTTAAACTGATTAAGTTAGCATGAACCAGGCAATCACAAAGATGGCACCCGTCCAaacggaggagagagaaaaaggcagAGTCTTcggtctttgtgtttgtgtgttttttaccgCTCTCTCCGTGTGGAGGCTGGCAAATGGGTTTAGGAAGAAGCCTGGTGCTGAAGGATGaggtcagatgtgtgtgttttttgctgcATTCAGAGCCGGCCCCTAATGTCATCGTAATTAAAGCCACAGAATAATTGAGATGTATGGCGGGTGTCTGAAAGAGTTCCATTAAGctctttggatttttttttgtcttgttacTGGAGACAAGGGTGTGGCACTGTTGAAGTCTCTTTCCCGCTCTTGCACATACCGTGCGCGTGGGAGCGTGCGCGTTTTAATGTACGCACGCATTAAATCAAACATACTGTaaacattgcacacacacacacatgctgtaaaGCGGAAAACAGGGTCGTCTATCTTTAATTCAAGGACATGAATTTGCCATCGTAGCCGTGATATTTCACCGATGTTAGGTTCAGCTCCGTTTGATTAATTCACGGGTGTTATTTTACGATTTTCTACATTTCAAATGGTGGAAACAGCCTCCCTTTTATTACCAGTCAGCTCACACAATGGTGGTTTTTCTATTAAAGTTTGCCACAAAGTAAAGTAACAACTGCAGATCATTAGATTGAGATTTACCTCAGTGAATTACCTCAGGGTCAGATCTCGAGGTGTATGAAATTGATATTTCTCTGGCGGGGATGAATCACTGTTGTAACTCAGATATTAGTCCATTAAAGAAGAACAATAAGGCATCAATATGCATAGAATTAAATTAATGGTGGTGGGTTTATCTCCCTATCCCAGACGCATCCCTAAAAGACACAGTATAATGTATGACCTGACCTTCAAATGCCAGGAGAGTGTTGGGCAATAAACTGCCAATATTTGTGGCTTAATGGCGTCGGATGACTTTTACTGTAATTGGAATGGCAGCGAAACAGCTGGGCTATTTAAAGACAGTGCAAGGCTGAGGTCCCAGACAATCACTAACTCAAAATGGTCACAGGGAGTGTGTTTAACCCTGGAGGGTGTTTCTGTGATAACTATAAGGATTAAACTGTGGGTAAACAGAGGGAAAAGGACATTTAAATTACCTTTAATTAAAAGTTATGGTGTGAAGGATCAAACCTTGTATCCAGATGGATATTATTCATCGGCTAAAGGGAGAAAAATTACCCTTTGTCATTCACCACAATAATACACTTTGTACTTTCTGAATTATGTTGCCACCGCACCATTTTTCAAGTATGAAGCGAAAATAAACTCAACTGCACTTCACGGTGCCGTTAATCAGAAGCACTCACATGTTGGACTTTGTTATTTCTGACTGGGATCCCCACTTACTGGTTTTTGATGGAACGAGTTTTTTCCTATTCGACATCTGCCTTGTTCTGGTAGCTTTACAATTTCCCCTGTTTATTATTTCTGGAAGAATCTTGTTTGGTGTTAACATCTTTGGGTGTATTTATTGCACATGGTGGTGGCGTCCATACTGTAAAATGATGGATCACTGGAGCTGAAAGCTGATTACAAGCTTGATTTACTGCAGGGCAGTGCTTAAATCATTCAACTCAGCCTGGTGTGGGATTGCTGCATTTTTCATGTTTAGACAACAGTTGTTGCTACTTTTCTCAGAACAAAATGCTCAGTGTGCCTCATGTACACATAGTTTCCTGATCtcatttgtattgtattatgATTTTGCTGTTTCCTCCGTGGTAGGTGAGAAAGTCTACAGGTGTCCGCTCTCCAGTGACTACACCGCTGCACAGACAGCCTCCCTCGGCTTCCATCTGGACCGCTACCACTTCCCCCACTGGCAGAACAGCAGGGATCTCTCCTCTCCGctgcagcccagcagcagcagcagcagctccagccccAACTCCAAGCTCAGACCCAGATCCAGCGAGGACTGGAGCCCGGCCGCAGGTCACTACCAAGGTCTGGAGAACCACAGGGAACCCCCCCTGCTCGTCAACAAGCAGCCCGACCTCACTGACAAACATGCAGACGGCTCTTTATCCGCTCAGACCAGTAAGTCCCAGTATGAGCCCTTAGACCTGTCTGTCAGGCCAGAGTCCGTCACCTCCCATTCAGCCATGTCTCCTGCTGTACTGGTGCAGATGTCTGGCGTTTTCAGCAACGGACTGTCCTCCTCCATTACCCGGCGGCTGCAGAGTTACCCCAACGCCGCAGCCGAACTCAGTGGGAAACCTGGGTATCAGTGTGACCTTTTGGTGCAGGCAACAAAAGAGGAGATGAgcacacagagaggaggctcGGCCTGTCACAATGGTGAGGGGGAATTTGAGAAATCCG
This window encodes:
- the LOC133009092 gene encoding zinc finger protein 536-like gives rise to the protein MTVILESGREVGGGISALPSLPVPLPSEKDGLITPSSHPIRSQMALLANQIMDARILSSMNGRVELSQFLRVTNESIASQVNSDQDDNRKNRKYPCPLCGKRFRFNSILSLHMRTHTGEKPFKCPYCDHRAAQKGNLKIHLRTHKQGLLGKGRGRIREENRLLHELEERAILRDRQMRAGHVSQQQTSNLPQLKNPQLSQTVPTPNQFLSNSSAAEIQPHTSTSPEATTAHEEPVQPQPTGFRCSFCKGKFRKQQELERHIRILHKPYKCTLCEFAASHEEELIGHVEMAHITADSGSGQKPPAGSGDKGKPAGEFPCEVCGQTFSQAWFLKGHMRKHKDSFEHCCQICGRRFKEPWFLKNHMKVHLNKLAAKSNLPAEHDPYKLSNLSQEHQSNLYSQYISRIHNRFLAAERAEHPDYNQILTTAGVDMKVREMLGRMISSGPGPLTDAESSSLLGLNHLPPQLNSTGMEYLQKVMSNREAFNSSGGYPGWQIMAQALPVEQQMFSSKDQTSYLSERCLPADDGKLCLSDQDTQTISRPGSTGSVSHHGPTDIITEAGNSLSGGALDHQPRSSSPASGEKVYRCPLSSDYTAAQTASLGFHLDRYHFPHWQNSRDLSSPLQPSSSSSSSSPNSKLRPRSSEDWSPAAGHYQGLENHREPPLLVNKQPDLTDKHADGSLSAQTSKSQYEPLDLSVRPESVTSHSAMSPAVLVQMSGVFSNGLSSSITRRLQSYPNAAAELSGKPGYQCDLLVQATKEEMSTQRGGSACHNGEGEFEKSEHGGEDDENNDAAKWQMLKNNVPELQELLEHAGTDFPGPEMQEKPGQWGRGVAESPIHSLENLTPGQADPLQYQGGLLSFLRAQGSLRAAPASAHHAGLNAGGNMENEAASARKPFQCRYCPYSASQKGNLKTHVLCVHRKPFDNSLYPDRRLRRSHAPQRPSRLPPSMAGDQIGTTSLCGT